In a single window of the Nilaparvata lugens isolate BPH chromosome 1, ASM1435652v1, whole genome shotgun sequence genome:
- the LOC111059401 gene encoding uncharacterized protein LOC111059401 isoform X2: protein METFNFFNLHKANVRNSCILGLLVPGPKRQGASFKAFVFALDVYQVSVFCFMIYGIFYQTRIHSILVDIDAAYCTLFGFAVSFYYSFCTKSFENILSKIDELTEACISDPLDKGHTFRTNIITENALLSKCTSIIPLSMSLCPFIFYAVTIVKMIKISGEEENESGSIDHSQIAEAAQVVVSMMSIQLGITRKASVEWFVLSLMAHIRTYFNHLEATLMQVFQLDNNNVDEQLNSSHFGNLFNHSQGVALPKAKDKLKLWIQIHQKLLRLTEDLIRVLSPFLAFYLVNITSLSALTVYAITMDKELNLVEKISMGYFGVTSMITLFFLCFFGSQLYLKSEKLAEAAFWKSFEDGDSTVSKEVHSCLRLILWRSHSPVLFAPYKSPTFTFTNESFVSFSRSIISFFFAIKKIRSMTY, encoded by the exons atggagactttcaactttttcaacctGCACAAGGCAAATGTTAGAAATAGTTGCATCCTGGGACTTCTAGTTCCTGGACCCAAGCGTCAAGGAGCTTCTTTCAAGGCTTTTGTTTTTGCCTTAGATGTCTATCAAGTTTCGGTCTTTTGTTTCATGATATATGGAATTTTCTATCAAACCAGAATTCACAGTATTCTAGTAGATATTGATGCAGCTTACTGTACATTGTTTGGCTTTGCTGTGTCTTTCTACTATTCATTTTGCACAAAAAGCTTTGAAAACATTCTTTctaaaattgatgaattgaCCGAAGCTTGCATTTCAGATCCCCTTGATAAGGGTCATACGTTTAGGACAAATATAATAACTGAGAATGCTTTACTTTCAAAATGTACCTCAATCATTCCTCTCTCAATGTCTCTTTGTCCTTTCATATTCTATGCTGTTACAATTGTGAAAATGATTAAAATCAGTGGTGAAGAGGAGAATGAATCGGGATCTATTGATCACTCGCAAATAGCTGAGGCAGCTCAGGTTGTGGTCAGTATGATGAGCATTCAGCTGGGAATCACAAGAAAGGCGTCAGTCGAGTGGTTTGTCCTCAGTTTGATGGCTCACATTCGCACCTATTTCAATCATCTCGAAGCAACCCTCATGCAAGTATTCCAACTCGATAACAACAATGTTGATGAGCAACTCAATTCTTCTCACTTCGGAAACCTATTCAATCATAGCCAGGGAGTCGCATTGCCAAAAGCtaaagataaattaaaattatggATCCAAATACATCAAAAACTATTGAG ATTAACTGAAGATTTGATAAGAGTTCTCTCACCTTTTCTGGCATTCTACTTGGTCAACATAACATCACTTTCAGCGCTGACTGTCTATGCAATAACAATG GATAAGGAGTTGAATCTTGTCGAAAAGATTTCCATGGGCTATTTTGGTGTGACTTCAATGATAACACTTTTCTTCTTGTGCTTTTTTGGAAGCCAACTATATCTCAAG AGTGAGAAATTAGCAGAAGCAGCTTTTTGGAAGAGCTTCGAAGATGGAGATAGTACTGTGAGCAAAGAGGTGCACTCTTGCTTAAGATTGATATTGTGGCGCTCTCATTCGCCTGTGCTCTTCGCCCCCTACAAGAGTCCTACATTCACTTTCACTAATGAAAGCTTTGTCTCT ttttcaagatcgatcatttcatttttctttgcAATAAAGAAAATACGATCCATGACTTATTGA
- the LOC111059401 gene encoding uncharacterized protein LOC111059401 isoform X1, with protein sequence METFNFFNLHKANVRNSCILGLLVPGPKRQGASFKAFVFALDVYQVSVFCFMIYGIFYQTRIHSILVDIDAAYCTLFGFAVSFYYSFCTKSFENILSKIDELTEACISDPLDKGHTFRTNIITENALLSKCTSIIPLSMSLCPFIFYAVTIVKMIKISGEEENESGSIDHSQIAEAAQVVVSMMSIQLGITRKASVEWFVLSLMAHIRTYFNHLEATLMQVFQLDNNNVDEQLNSSHFGNLFNHSQGVALPKAKDKLKLWIQIHQKLLRLTEDLIRVLSPFLAFYLVNITSLSALTVYAITMDKELNLVEKISMGYFGVTSMITLFFLCFFGSQLYLKSEKLAEAAFWKSFEDGDSTVSKEVHSCLRLILWRSHSPVLFAPYKSPTFTFTNESFVSHYLSFIA encoded by the exons atggagactttcaactttttcaacctGCACAAGGCAAATGTTAGAAATAGTTGCATCCTGGGACTTCTAGTTCCTGGACCCAAGCGTCAAGGAGCTTCTTTCAAGGCTTTTGTTTTTGCCTTAGATGTCTATCAAGTTTCGGTCTTTTGTTTCATGATATATGGAATTTTCTATCAAACCAGAATTCACAGTATTCTAGTAGATATTGATGCAGCTTACTGTACATTGTTTGGCTTTGCTGTGTCTTTCTACTATTCATTTTGCACAAAAAGCTTTGAAAACATTCTTTctaaaattgatgaattgaCCGAAGCTTGCATTTCAGATCCCCTTGATAAGGGTCATACGTTTAGGACAAATATAATAACTGAGAATGCTTTACTTTCAAAATGTACCTCAATCATTCCTCTCTCAATGTCTCTTTGTCCTTTCATATTCTATGCTGTTACAATTGTGAAAATGATTAAAATCAGTGGTGAAGAGGAGAATGAATCGGGATCTATTGATCACTCGCAAATAGCTGAGGCAGCTCAGGTTGTGGTCAGTATGATGAGCATTCAGCTGGGAATCACAAGAAAGGCGTCAGTCGAGTGGTTTGTCCTCAGTTTGATGGCTCACATTCGCACCTATTTCAATCATCTCGAAGCAACCCTCATGCAAGTATTCCAACTCGATAACAACAATGTTGATGAGCAACTCAATTCTTCTCACTTCGGAAACCTATTCAATCATAGCCAGGGAGTCGCATTGCCAAAAGCtaaagataaattaaaattatggATCCAAATACATCAAAAACTATTGAG ATTAACTGAAGATTTGATAAGAGTTCTCTCACCTTTTCTGGCATTCTACTTGGTCAACATAACATCACTTTCAGCGCTGACTGTCTATGCAATAACAATG GATAAGGAGTTGAATCTTGTCGAAAAGATTTCCATGGGCTATTTTGGTGTGACTTCAATGATAACACTTTTCTTCTTGTGCTTTTTTGGAAGCCAACTATATCTCAAG AGTGAGAAATTAGCAGAAGCAGCTTTTTGGAAGAGCTTCGAAGATGGAGATAGTACTGTGAGCAAAGAGGTGCACTCTTGCTTAAGATTGATATTGTGGCGCTCTCATTCGCCTGTGCTCTTCGCCCCCTACAAGAGTCCTACATTCACTTTCACTAATGAAAGCTTTGTCTCT CATTATTTATCGTTTATCGCCTGA